The Candidatus Aramenus sp. CH1 DNA segment GAGGTAATAGAAGTTAAGGAGCTAAACTTGAGGCAAAAGGTTAAGAGCGACTGCCCCTATTTCCTCCTCAAGGATCAAGGTGGAGAATACGTGCCCTTCTGTAAGGTTCTGAACTTTAGGATAACGGAGAGCCAGGCTGCTAACTGTAGCCTGCACTGGCAGAGCTGTCCTTTAAGGGAGTTGGCAGAGGCAGGCTAACTTTCACCACGAGGTTACCTAACTGGAGACAGGGGAGCCGTTAAAATCTGTAGGCGAGTTCGTGAGCCAACCTTCCTATTAGCTCAGCGAAAAGAGCCCTGGTAGCTCAGCTCCACTTTATCACCGTCTTTATCTCCCCAGACGGCTTCTTCATGAGCACCTCAGTTGCCTGCTCTGGACTAACAACGCTGGTGATCATCTTGCTCAAGAGCCCTCCGTATCTCTCCTTCCACATGGTAAGGTAGTTCACGGCCTCAGCGAAGTACTCCTTGCTGGCGTTGACGCTCCCTACCACCGCGATGTTGCTCTCCACTATTGACGTCACGAGTTCAGCGTCTATCTTGGCAGAGTCGTTTGAGGACGTGCCAAATAGCACTAAGATGCCGTTCTTGTTCATCTTGCCCAAGAGCGGGATAAATGCTGAGGGATATCCGCTAGTGTCGACGACGACGTCTGCTTTGGGTAGCTCCGTGTATCCCTTTGACGTATTGTAGAAGGTTGCGCCTATTGCCTCCGCTATAGCGCTTTCGGCCGGTGAGGGGTCCCTCCTGTTTAACATGTAAACGTTGAACCCGTAGGTAGCAAACATCAGTGAAAAGAATGTACCAATGGGGCCAGTGCCAACGACGAACGCGTTTCTGCACTCGTAGCTGGAGTCCCCGCAGGTCCACAACATCCTCTTCTGTATGTGCATCACCTGCCCCGCTGCCTTTACCACGTTGGACAGGGGCTCGGTGAGGACAGCTACATCAGCTATTGCCCTCGGTACCTTGACCAGGTAGGAAGCGCTGTCCACGAACTCCTCCCTCATGAAGCCGTTGAGCCCTCTTATTCCAGCCTCCACGAAGTTGCCCGTCTCGCAGAAGTCCTGCCTGCCTATCCTGCAGTTTAAGCAAACCCCGCACCCCCTCCTGACAACGGGTACCACTAGGTCCCCCTTCTTCAAGTGAGTGACCCCTTCACCTACCTCTTTCACCACGCCCAAACCCTCGTGTCCCAGGATGAGCTCTCCGGAGTTGTCTGGGGGCTTCGCGAAGGTTATCTTACCGCCCACTATCCCTCTGTCGGTACCGCAGATCCCCGTGTACAACGTCCTTACCCTCACCCTTCCGGGGAGGACAGGCTCGTGTAGGTCTACGTCCTTAACTTCAGCGCCGATGTTAGGAGGCCTTACAACTATTGCTTTCATACTAATACTTTAGTAACTGCGTTTAAAAAAGCCTAGCGGAAAGGTTTTAAAAACCTACTTCCTAATAATAACTTTCGAGTCTTGACCGCCCAAAATATCGGGTATTATTAAGTGCAAACTCAAAAAAGGTTTTACTAGAAGGAGTAATTTGTGTATTTTGCCTTTATCAAGGACAACAAGAAGCTGGTGTACAAGAACGGTGTCGTGGAGGAGTACGACGACAAGCTAAAGGTAAAGGACGAGGTAATAGGCTACGTCCTTGCGCCCCAGGGAGACAAGCTCAAGCAGACCAAGGTTCCGGTCTACGACTGTAGCAAGGTCAACTTCTCGGGCACTTTGAAGGCAAAGGCTGACGGCTTTTACGTGTTTGAGTCCCCGGACGCCCTCTGCCTTTACTTTGGCTCTCTTTATAGAGAGATAATAGGCTATAGGTACGACATAGTCTCCGGGAGGCCAATAGTGAAGGGAGACAGGGATGCGCTCGTGAGGAACATGGACTCATACGAGGTCATCCAGTTCGCAGTCAAGAACTATTCCAACGACCCGGAGGTGCTTAGGAACGCGGTAATAGGGCTTACTAAGTTGGGGAAGTGCGATGAGGCCATATCCATCTACTCCTCCTTGGACAAGAAGTACCCGGAGGAGTCCTTGGCAGTAGCCGAATGCTACGAGAAGATCGGGAAGGAACTTGAGGCCCTGAAGATATACTCCTTCTTCTCTGAGGAGAAGTACAGGGAGCTCGAGGCGAAGCTGAGGGAGAGGGTGGACAACCTCATAGTACAGTACAACCAGACCAACAACGTGAAACCCCTGTTGGACGCCCTAGAGGTCCTCCCTACATACGACGCTTCTGCCGTGAAGCTGGGCTGGCACTACTTGAAGAGGAAGAACTGGGAAGAGGCAGTAAAGTACTTTGAGGAGGCAGTTAAGAGGTCAAACAGCTTCCAGAACCTCCTCATGTTGGCAAACGCCTACGTTAAGAAGGGGGAATACAAGAGGGCCTTTGACCTAATCAACAACGCTGAGAAGATAAGGAGGACCGCTTACTCCGCGTACTTGAAGGGCCTGGCTTTGGAGGGGTTGAACGCGTCAAAGAACGCGGAGAAGGAGTTCGTCTACGCGTGTAAGGAAGGGGTGGTAGAGGCTTGCGACAAGGTAGACCCTGGAAAGGTCTACTCCCCTAAGGAGTTCTCCCCAGAACAGTGGCTAGGCTACGTGCTCTACGGCTACGAGGTGAAGTCTATCATTGGCAACGGGGGAATGGGCTACGTACTCATGGTGGAGAAGAACGGTAAGAGGTACGCCATGAAGATAATGAAGAAGGAGTACAGGTTCTCTGAGATGCTCTACGAGGTCGCAAAGATGCAGGAGATATCCAAGGGCTCCCGCTACGTTGTCAGGATACTTTCGAGCTTCATAGACGAGAACTGGTCCGACTACTTCTCCTCCCCTCCAGCAATAGTGATGGAGTACATGGAGGGGGGAGACTTGAGGAGCGTCTTGGTCAGTGACGAGTACTTGAGCTTGAGGCACTCCGTGAAGTGGCCAGAGGTGGTGGCGGTTATCTTCAGCAAGGTAGCTCAGGGAGTCATCCACATGCACAAGGAGGGGTACGTTCACTGCGACATAAAGCCTTCAAATATCCTCTTCACCTCGAAGTTGCCCAAGTACGGTGAAGAGGCCCTAAACGCTGTGCTCAACGAGGAGGTCACGCCAAAGCTCTCTGACCTAGGTAGCGCAGTAAAGCTTGGGGTGCCGGTAGTACACTATACACCCTACTACGCACACCCCGTGCAAAGGTTCGGGAATAGAGCTGACTACTCTATGGACGCCTACTCCTTTGTGGTCTCGCTGTACGTGGCCCTTACAAACAACTTCCCGTTCCCCGAGTGGTTGGAGAGGGAAATAGAGGACGCTGTCACTAACTCCCAGGCTAGGGAACATGCTTTGAGGGACTTCTATAACGCGGAGCCCAGGATGGACTACGTACCCAGCGAGTACAGGTGGCTGATAGAGAAGGGGTTAAGGGGGGAGCTTACTATGGAAGAGATAGCCAGGGAACTTAGGAACATAGCCACCGCGGTGTACGGTATAGATTACAACGTCCTTGCGGTGGTCTGAGTTTTTCCTCAAGGTTCACATTTAAAGCCCGGTTTCCCAACGTAAATCAAGCCACAAAGCTTATAACTACTCAGTGCCACTATAAAAGATTAAGTGATACAAATGATGGAGTACAGAAAAGTCTTTGAGGGGGCTGCTTACAGCATCTACGAGGACGACGAGGCTACCCTAGTATTATTGGAGGGGAAGCCTATAGCATCCTCTTGTGTAGAGCACGGAAACCATGCGTTGTTTGACTTTGACTGCCCCCACGTAGAAAGACTAATGAAGAAAATTTTTTCTTAAACACTCCCGGGTTCACTCTGAGGCTATACACGCTACTTCTATGAGCACGTCCTTTGGGAGTCTAGAAACCTCTACAGTAACCCTGGCCGGGGGTTCCTTTGAGAAATAAGAAGAGTAGACCTCGTTAAAGGCCGGGAAATCGTTCATGTTCTTTAAGTAAACAAACGCCATAACAACGTTGTCCATGGAAAACCCTTTCTCTTCAAGGATTGTCTTTATGTTCTCCATGACCTGCTTAGTCTGCTCCCTTATTCCCCCGCTAACTACGTTGTTGGTCTTTGGGTCTACTGGGATCTGGCCAGACACGAAAATTAGGCCTGACGACTTTATAGCTTGAGAGTAGGGGCCTATTGGCTTAGGAGCCCTCTCTGAGAAGACTACTTCTTTCATGTTAAGGGGAAATAACCCCTTTCCTTAAATAACTTTTTTCTGCGATACGTAGGCCAAGTGCATCTGGTAGTGTAGGGCTATGAGGAGGTCTCTCTCAGTTATTATCCCCTTCGGCCTCCCGTCCTTGTCGAGTATAACTAGGGAGCCAATGTTGTTAGCTATGAGGAGCGCGGCTGCCTCGTTTATCGATCTGTCCTCTTCAATCGTTATGAGCTTGTTCCTCATGACCTCCTTTACCTTCCTGCCGAAGAAGGCGTCGGGGTCAAGCTTGTCGACTGCTTTTCCAGCCACCTTCACGGAGTCAGCTGCGGTGAATATACCTATGGCCTTCCCGTCCTCGTCGACCACGGGCAACCTCCTGAAGCCCCTGTTTAGCATCTGCCTAGTAGCATGCTCCAAGAGCGTCTCCGAGTAGACCGTTGAAACCTTCCTAGACATGAACTTGCTCACTGGGAACAGCTGGTCCATGTCTTGGAAGGCTAGAAGGAATTCCCTCTCTGTCACGATGCCTACAGGTTTCCCCTTTACGTCTACAATAGGGAGGGCGCCGAAGTTCCTGGTTACCATAATGGTCATCGCCTCTATCACATCTGTGTCCTCCGTCACTGTCACAGGGTTGGGCGTCATGTAGTCGGCGGCGTTGGCGTTCCCTAGTCTATACAGGTCGCCTTGGGTACAGCTTGTGGGGCAGAAGCTTAGGAACACCGAGAGGAGGTCCCTCGTAGAGAGTATGCCGTGTAATTT contains these protein-coding regions:
- a CDS encoding RidA family protein; amino-acid sequence: MKEVVFSERAPKPIGPYSQAIKSSGLIFVSGQIPVDPKTNNVVSGGIREQTKQVMENIKTILEEKGFSMDNVVMAFVYLKNMNDFPAFNEVYSSYFSKEPPARVTVEVSRLPKDVLIEVACIASE
- a CDS encoding glucose 1-dehydrogenase produces the protein MKAIVVRPPNIGAEVKDVDLHEPVLPGRVRVRTLYTGICGTDRGIVGGKITFAKPPDNSGELILGHEGLGVVKEVGEGVTHLKKGDLVVPVVRRGCGVCLNCRIGRQDFCETGNFVEAGIRGLNGFMREEFVDSASYLVKVPRAIADVAVLTEPLSNVVKAAGQVMHIQKRMLWTCGDSSYECRNAFVVGTGPIGTFFSLMFATYGFNVYMLNRRDPSPAESAIAEAIGATFYNTSKGYTELPKADVVVDTSGYPSAFIPLLGKMNKNGILVLFGTSSNDSAKIDAELVTSIVESNIAVVGSVNASKEYFAEAVNYLTMWKERYGGLLSKMITSVVSPEQATEVLMKKPSGEIKTVIKWS
- a CDS encoding protein kinase, whose translation is MYFAFIKDNKKLVYKNGVVEEYDDKLKVKDEVIGYVLAPQGDKLKQTKVPVYDCSKVNFSGTLKAKADGFYVFESPDALCLYFGSLYREIIGYRYDIVSGRPIVKGDRDALVRNMDSYEVIQFAVKNYSNDPEVLRNAVIGLTKLGKCDEAISIYSSLDKKYPEESLAVAECYEKIGKELEALKIYSFFSEEKYRELEAKLRERVDNLIVQYNQTNNVKPLLDALEVLPTYDASAVKLGWHYLKRKNWEEAVKYFEEAVKRSNSFQNLLMLANAYVKKGEYKRAFDLINNAEKIRRTAYSAYLKGLALEGLNASKNAEKEFVYACKEGVVEACDKVDPGKVYSPKEFSPEQWLGYVLYGYEVKSIIGNGGMGYVLMVEKNGKRYAMKIMKKEYRFSEMLYEVAKMQEISKGSRYVVRILSSFIDENWSDYFSSPPAIVMEYMEGGDLRSVLVSDEYLSLRHSVKWPEVVAVIFSKVAQGVIHMHKEGYVHCDIKPSNILFTSKLPKYGEEALNAVLNEEVTPKLSDLGSAVKLGVPVVHYTPYYAHPVQRFGNRADYSMDAYSFVVSLYVALTNNFPFPEWLEREIEDAVTNSQAREHALRDFYNAEPRMDYVPSEYRWLIEKGLRGELTMEEIARELRNIATAVYGIDYNVLAVV
- a CDS encoding CBS domain-containing protein, with the translated sequence MIVKTLKIINPPIVSLDGKLLEAFRKVNDRGIGRVLVANEKLHGILSTRDLLSVFLSFCPTSCTQGDLYRLGNANAADYMTPNPVTVTEDTDVIEAMTIMVTRNFGALPIVDVKGKPVGIVTEREFLLAFQDMDQLFPVSKFMSRKVSTVYSETLLEHATRQMLNRGFRRLPVVDEDGKAIGIFTAADSVKVAGKAVDKLDPDAFFGRKVKEVMRNKLITIEEDRSINEAAALLIANNIGSLVILDKDGRPKGIITERDLLIALHYQMHLAYVSQKKVI